AAAAGCTAGCTCATAAGAAAATATATCCTTTAAACCAAGCTCTAAACAAGCTTGCTTGAGAAAAAACTCTTCTAAATTTTGCTCATCGCTAAAAGCAATTTGCACATAATGAAGCTTATCAAAGTCAAGAAATTTAGCTCTTATATCCTTTTTGAAGCTAATCTTCATCTAAAACGCTTTTCAAAAAATTCTCATCTTTTTGCCAAGCCTTTTTAACTTGCACAAAAAGCCTTAGCATAACCTTTTTTTCGGCTAATTTTTCTATTTTTTTTCTTGCATTTTTGCCTATGCGTTTAAGACTTAAGCCGTCTTTTCCTATGAGCATGGCTTTGTGCGAGGGCGTGTCTGTGATCAAATTTGCTTCTATAAAAAGGGCGTTTGGAGTGTCTTTTATACTTTTTATCGCGCTTTCAACGCAGTAAGGAAGCTCCTCGCTCACGCTTTCAAAAACAGCTTCTAAGATAAAATCCTTATAAATTTCTTTTTCGCTACTTGGGGTTAAAAAGCTTGGATCATAAAAATAAGCATGTTCTTCTAAATGCTTTACCACTTCATCAAGCAGTGTTTTTTTATAGGTTTTTTGCTTAGCAGAAAAGGGAATGATAGCCTTAAAATGCTCGCTAAATTTAGCATACTCGCTAAGCTTTTTAAGCAAGGCTTCATTTTTGACCAAATCAACCTTATTTAAAACAAGCAAATGAGGCACTTTAGGCTCTAAGCTCAAAAACTCTTCATAGTCTTTTAGCTCATCAAAAACGCTTACTACAAAAAGAATCAAATCGCAATCATTTATAGACTTAAGAGCCGAGTTTATCAGCATTTGATTAAGAAGCTTGTCGCTTTTATGAAGTCCCGGGGTGTCTGTGATGATGATTTGATCATCATTATGCATGATGATGGCTTTGATTTTACGCCTAGTGGCGTTTTGTTTGTGAGAAACAAGGGTGATTTTAGCATCTAAAAGAGCGTTTATAATGCTACTTTTGCCAGCATTTGTCCGCCCTATGATGCTTACAAAACCACTTTTCACAAAATATACCTTGCCAAATCCTTATTCTCTACTATATCGCCTAATTTTTCTTGCACCATTTCCTTGCTTACAACAAAGCTTTGTCCAGCATAAGAATCAGCCTCAAAGCTTAAATCCTCAAGTAATTTTTCTATCACGGTGTGAAGTCTTCTAGCGCCTATATCTTGCATTTCTTCATTTGCTTTTGAGGCGATTTTAGCTATTTCTTTTATAGCCTCATCATCAAATTTAAGTTCCACGCTTTCTGTTTTTAAAAGCTCGGTGTATTGTTTTAAAAGCGAGTTTTTAGGGCGTGTTAAGATCTCATATAAAGCCTTATCATCAAGGCTATCAAGCTCGACACGCAAAGGAAAACGCCCTTGAAGCTCAGGGATCAAATCGCTTGGCTTGCTAAGATGAAAAGCTCCAGCTGCGATAAAAAGGATATGATCGGTTTTGACATTGCCAATTTTTGTTTGCACCACGCTTCCTTCAACGATAGGAAGCAAGTCCCTTTGCACGCCTTCTTTGCTTGGATCTTGGCGGCTTGAGTTACCACTTGACACAGCGACTTTGTCAATCTCATCGATAAAGATAATGCCCTCATTTTCCACTCTTTTCAAGGCTTCGCCTTTAATGCTCTCAAGATCAAGGATTTTTTCACTTGCTTCGCTTGATAAAGCATTTTTAGCATCTTTTATCTTAAGTTCTTTTTTAACCTTTTTACTGCCCACGCCAATAACTTTGACTATATCTTGCATAGCACCCATTTCAGGCGGTAAATTTGGATTAGTATCAAACATATTTTGAGAAATTTCAAGCTCGATCATACTTTCATCTAAATCGCCTTTTCTAAGCTTTTCACGCATTTTTTCAAGGCTGTTTTTGTATTCGTTTTGTTTTTCATCGCTAACGCCCTTTGGTAAAGGGGGCAAAAGCTTTTCTAAGATCTTATTTTCTATATATTCATCGATTTTATCTTGATTTTTATCTTGTTGTTCTTTTTTGATTAAATTCATAGCAGCATTTGCAAGATCTCTTACCATGCTTTCAACATCACGCCCAACAAAGCCAACTTCAGTGTATTTGCTCGCCTCAACCTTAACAAAAGGAAAGCCCATCATCTTAGCCAAACGCCTTGCGATTTCTGTTTTACCAACGCCGGTTGAGCCTATCATCAGGATATTTTTTGGCATGATATCATCTTGAATTTCAGGTGCAAGCTTCATTCTGCGGTAGCGATTTCTTAAAGCTATGGCGATGATTTTCTTAGCATTTTTTTGTCCGATCACATAATCATCTAAAAATTTTACAATCTCTTTTGGGGTTAAATTCATTCTTTTGTATCCTCGATCACGAAAGTTTTTATATTTGTATTCGTATAAATGCAAATTTCGCCAGCTATCATGAGGCTATCTTTAACTAAAATTTCTTCATCTAAATTTGTGTGCTTTGCCAAGGCTCTAGCCGCACTTAGGGCAAAATTTCCCCCACTTCCAATGGCTGCTATTTGCCCATCTTCAGGCTCTACCACATCGCCTGTTCCAGAAAGCAAGAAAATATGCTCCCTATCAAGTACCAACATCATAGCTTCAAGTTTTCTAAGATATTTGTCCTTACGCCATTCTTTTGAAAAATCAATGGCAGCTTTGAGCAAATCGCCTTTCGAGCTTGAAAGCAAGTTTTCAAACATATCAAAGAGATTAAAAGCATCAGCCGTGCTTCCTGCAAAGCCTGCTAAGACCTTGCCATTATTTAACTTTCTTATCTTAACAGCATTGCCCTTAAGCACGGTTTGTCCAAAGCTTACCTGACCATCTCCGCCGATAACTGATTTATTTTTACCCTTATAAGCTAGAATCGTCGTTGCGTGAAACATCACTCAGCCTTTATGTCGATTTTAAATTGAGCGTGAATGCTGTGTCCTAATTTTACGCTTACTTCATGTATCCCGATATTTTTTAAGGTCTCGCATTCCAAGCTTTTTTTATCGATTTCTAAATTTGCTTGGGTTTTTAAAGCTTGAGCGATTTCATCTTTTGTAACGCCACCAAACAAACTTCCATTCGCACCCACAGGCTTTAGGATAACAAGAGTGATTTTAGAAAGCTCATCTTTAAGTTTTTCTAAATTTGCAAGCTCAAAACGCAGATTTTCAGCCTCTTTTTTCTTATCGCTTTCATATTTTCTTAAAACCTCGGTTGTGGCAGCCTTTGCAAAGCCCTTGCCGATGAGAAAATTTTGCCCATATCCATCTTTTACTTCTTTTACTTCTCCAGCCTTTCCCAAGCCTTTGACATCTTTTATAAGTAATACTTTCATTTTTTGCCTTAATTATTTAAATTTACGCCCATTTTTCCCTGCTATGATAAGACGCAAGGCATTAAGCTTGATAAAGCCCTCAGCGTCTTTTTGATTATAAACCTCATCTTCTTCAAAGGTTGAAAAAGCGGTGTTAAACAAGCTATCATTTGCACTTTCTCTGCCTCTAACTATAACATTTCCTTTGTAAAGCTCTAGTTTAACCTTGCCATTTACATGCTTTTGTGATTCATCAATCAAGGCTTGAAGCATTAACCTTTCAGGCGAGAACCAAAAGCCATTATAAATCATAGAAGCGTATTTTGGCATAAGCTCATCTTTTAAATGAGCTGCTTCTC
This genomic interval from Campylobacter sp. MIT 99-7217 contains the following:
- the era gene encoding GTPase Era yields the protein MKSGFVSIIGRTNAGKSSIINALLDAKITLVSHKQNATRRKIKAIIMHNDDQIIITDTPGLHKSDKLLNQMLINSALKSINDCDLILFVVSVFDELKDYEEFLSLEPKVPHLLVLNKVDLVKNEALLKKLSEYAKFSEHFKAIIPFSAKQKTYKKTLLDEVVKHLEEHAYFYDPSFLTPSSEKEIYKDFILEAVFESVSEELPYCVESAIKSIKDTPNALFIEANLITDTPSHKAMLIGKDGLSLKRIGKNARKKIEKLAEKKVMLRLFVQVKKAWQKDENFLKSVLDED
- the hslU gene encoding HslU--HslV peptidase ATPase subunit: MNLTPKEIVKFLDDYVIGQKNAKKIIAIALRNRYRRMKLAPEIQDDIMPKNILMIGSTGVGKTEIARRLAKMMGFPFVKVEASKYTEVGFVGRDVESMVRDLANAAMNLIKKEQQDKNQDKIDEYIENKILEKLLPPLPKGVSDEKQNEYKNSLEKMREKLRKGDLDESMIELEISQNMFDTNPNLPPEMGAMQDIVKVIGVGSKKVKKELKIKDAKNALSSEASEKILDLESIKGEALKRVENEGIIFIDEIDKVAVSSGNSSRQDPSKEGVQRDLLPIVEGSVVQTKIGNVKTDHILFIAAGAFHLSKPSDLIPELQGRFPLRVELDSLDDKALYEILTRPKNSLLKQYTELLKTESVELKFDDEAIKEIAKIASKANEEMQDIGARRLHTVIEKLLEDLSFEADSYAGQSFVVSKEMVQEKLGDIVENKDLARYIL
- the hslV gene encoding ATP-dependent protease subunit HslV, yielding MFHATTILAYKGKNKSVIGGDGQVSFGQTVLKGNAVKIRKLNNGKVLAGFAGSTADAFNLFDMFENLLSSSKGDLLKAAIDFSKEWRKDKYLRKLEAMMLVLDREHIFLLSGTGDVVEPEDGQIAAIGSGGNFALSAARALAKHTNLDEEILVKDSLMIAGEICIYTNTNIKTFVIEDTKE
- the rplI gene encoding 50S ribosomal protein L9 encodes the protein MKVLLIKDVKGLGKAGEVKEVKDGYGQNFLIGKGFAKAATTEVLRKYESDKKKEAENLRFELANLEKLKDELSKITLVILKPVGANGSLFGGVTKDEIAQALKTQANLEIDKKSLECETLKNIGIHEVSVKLGHSIHAQFKIDIKAE